ACGCGGCTTATGGAGCGGCGAAGTTCTCGCAGACGCTCAAGTCGCGCGTAGTGTTCGCGGATCATAGCCTCGCCACCGACAGCGTGTTTCTCGAAGCGCATCTGGTGTCGTGCCGCAATGTGCTGATCTATTTCGATCGCGCTTTGCAGGATCGCGCGCTCGGCCTGTTCAGCGATTCGCTCGTGCGGCGCGGGTTTCTCGGTCTCGGCAGCAAGGAGAGCCTGCGTTTTTCGAAGTACGCGGACCGCTTTGCGGACTTCAATCCGCGCGAGCGGCTTTACCAGAAGGTGTGACGATGTTCGACGCAGCGCGCATCGGAGCAGTCGTGATCGGCGCATCGGCGGGCGGCGTCGAGGCGCTCAACCTGTTGCTGCCGGTGCTGCCGAAAGCGTTCGCGGCACCGGTGCTCGTCGTCGTGCACGTGCGGCAAGGGCAGCCGAGCCTGTTGCCGGGGCTGTTCGCCGCGCGCTGCGCGCTCGCCATCGAAGAACCGTTCGACAAGGACGAGATCGCGCCGGGCACCGTGTATTTCGCGCCGCCGGGCTATCACATGCTCGTTGAGGCGGAAGGCGGCGCGGCGCCGTCGATCGCGCTGTCGATCGACCCGCCGGTGCGCTTCTCGCGGCCGTCGGTGGACGTGCTGTTCGAGTCGGCGGCGCATGCCTATGGCGAGCGGCTGCTCAGCATCGTCCTGTCCGGCGCCAACGACGACGGCGCCCGCGGCGCGCGCACGATTCGCGAAGCGGGCGGCGCGTGCTGGGCGCAAGACCCGGCGACGGCCACCGCTCCCGCGATGCCGCTCGCGGCCATTGCGGCGGACGCCGCGAACGAAGTGCTCACGCTGGAACAGATGGCGATGCGGCTCACGCAATACGTGGACCACTCGAAATGAAAGAGGCAAGGAGTCTCCAGATGACGCAACCCATCCACGTGCTGATCGTCGACGACATCCGCAACAACATCACCGCGCTCGAAGCGTCGCTTGCGCGGCCGGATTTGTCGGTGCTGAAAGCCGAATCGGGACCGGCCGCGCTCGAGCTTCTGCTCAAGCACGAAGTCGCGCTCGCCATTCTCGATGTCAACATGCCCGGCATGGACGGCTTCGAACTGGCCGAACTGATGCGCGGCAGCCCGCGCACCGCGCACGTGCCGATCATCTTTCTCACGGCGACCGCGCAGGACGCGAGCCGCACGTTCCGCGGTTACGAAGCGGGCGCGGTGGACTTTCTCTACAAGCCGTTCGATTCGCGCATCCTGAATTCGAAGGTCGATGTGTTCATCCAGATGGAACGCCAGAAGCAGCAACTCGCGACGCAACTCGCGACCGTGCAGCAACTGCTCGACGCAAACGAAATGCTGATGGCCGTGCTCGGCCACGATCTGCGCACGCCGTTGTCGGCGGTGATCGCGTCGGCGGAATATCTCGCGCGTTTCGTGCAGGACGAGAACGTCGCGAATATCGGCACGCGCATCAAGTCGAGCGGCATGCGCATGGTGCGCATGGTCGATCAGTTGCTGAACCTCGCGCGCCTGCGCGGCGGCCGCGTGACTTTGCAGCCGCGCGCGGTGGAACTGATGACGCTCGCGAAAAATATCGTCGATGAATACGAGGCGCGCGTCGGGCGCGGGCGCATCTTCGTGCTGCGTCAGGGCGACACGCTGCTGCAGGGCGACGGCGATCTGCTGTCGCAGGTGTTTTCGAACCTTATCGGCAACGCGTTGCAACACGGGCTCGAAGGCTCGGCGATTCAGGTGCGCCTTGACGGCAATGCCGACGCCGTCACCATCGTGGTGCAGAACGCCGGCGAAATTCCCGCCGAAATTCTGCCGACGATCTTCGCGCCGTATCGCTCGGGGCAACGCCAGAACGAATCGAGCGGCCTCGGTCTCGGGCTCTACATCACGCGGGAGATTGCGCAGATGCACGGCGGCGACGTCCGGGTGAAGTCGACGTCCGAAGCGGGCACGATTTTCGAAGTCACGTTGCCGCGCGTGCTGCACCCGCGTGCCGGCGAGCACGCCGATCACGCGCAGCCGTTCCGTCTCAGTTGAAGCGCTCGCGGGCGCGCGTGTCTACAATGCGCCCTATCGACGAACAACGAACGATGGAGAACGCAATGCCGGGCCCGGATCTGAACACGAGAATCGAAACCTATTACGTGCGCGTGCGGGGCGTCGTGCAGGGCGTGGGTTTCAGGCATCACACGGTGAGGCGCGCGCATGAGCTTGGCGTGCGCGGCTGGGTCGCCAATCTCGACGACGGCTCGGTCGAAGCGATCGTCCAGGGCGCGGCCAATCAGGTCGATCTGATGCTCGAATGGCTGCGACGCGGGCCGCCGCATGCCCGCGTTACCGACTTCGTCAGCGAAGAGCGTCACATCGAGAAGCGTTATGAACGCTTCGAACAACATTAACGCGCAACGAGCAGACTCTCCGCGAACTGCCATTCCTCATCACGCCATTGATGCGTGCATTCGAATCCCGCATCGGCGGCGATCGGCGCGACCTCTTCAGCCGCGTACTTGTGGCTGCTCTCCGTCCAGATCGTCTCGCCCTCGCGGAATTCCGCGCGCAGATCTGCGCCGCGCACGCGCACGGACAGCGCGCGTTTCGCCCGCAAATGCATCTCGATGCTGCGCGCATCCGGGTTGAAACGTGCGACGTGCTCGAACGCATCGAGCGGAAAATCGCCGCCCAACTCGCGGTTGATGCGCGCGAGCATGTTCAGGTTGAACGCGGCCGTAACGCCGATCGGATCGTCGTACGCGGCAATCAGCGTCGGCAGCGGTTTGATGAGATCGGTGCCGAGCAGGAGCGCGTCGCCGGGTTGCAGCATGCCGCGGATCGAGCGCAGAAAGCGCGTCGCCGCGAGCCGCGCGAAATTGCCGATGGTGCTGCCGAGAAAGAGCACGAGCAGCCGTTCGCCTTCACTGCGTTTCGAACTGACTTCCGATAATCCCGCGAGGTAATCGCGCTCGTGTCCGACGATCGATACGCGCTCGATGTCGCTCAGTTCGCGGCGGCACAACTGCAGAGCGGTGCGCGAAATTTCAATCGGATGGTAAGCAGTGGGCTGCTTCTTACACAGGGCTTCGAGAATGCGGCGCGTCTTGCGGCCGCTGCCGCTGCCGAGTTCCGCGACCTTGATGTCGCCCGGCATGGCCGCGACGATATCCGTCGCGTGGTCTTTCAGCACGCGCTCTTCGGCGCGCGTCACGCCGTATTCGGGCAACGCGGTGATCACCTCGAAAAGCGCGGAGCCCACTTCGTCATACAGATACATCGAGGGCAATTCTTTCTGCGGATGTTTGCTGAGGCCGGCGTGGACGGCTTCGGCGAAAGCGTTGGAAAAGCGAGGCGATAGGGCTGGTTGAGTCATGACGTCTCCATCGATGCGGCGTTTTCTTCGCATGCCGTTCTTGTCGGAACCGGCACGGCGCGTGTTGCGGCGGATGCAATGACGTGAGCGGCGCAGGATCGCGCATGACGCCGCCCGGACTTCGGAAGCGGACCGGAACGATGCCGGACCGCCAAAGGATCGCCGATCAGCGTGACCGGCAAAGGACAACTTCGAACCACCGCGCGAGAAACCGTTCGAGCGGACTCAAGGCGCACTCAAACGCGGATTCAAAACAGGCTCACTCAGCGCGTTTCATGCCTGAATGCGAAGCATGATGGAAG
This portion of the Caballeronia insecticola genome encodes:
- a CDS encoding chemotaxis protein CheB — encoded protein: MFDAARIGAVVIGASAGGVEALNLLLPVLPKAFAAPVLVVVHVRQGQPSLLPGLFAARCALAIEEPFDKDEIAPGTVYFAPPGYHMLVEAEGGAAPSIALSIDPPVRFSRPSVDVLFESAAHAYGERLLSIVLSGANDDGARGARTIREAGGACWAQDPATATAPAMPLAAIAADAANEVLTLEQMAMRLTQYVDHSK
- a CDS encoding hybrid sensor histidine kinase/response regulator; this translates as MTQPIHVLIVDDIRNNITALEASLARPDLSVLKAESGPAALELLLKHEVALAILDVNMPGMDGFELAELMRGSPRTAHVPIIFLTATAQDASRTFRGYEAGAVDFLYKPFDSRILNSKVDVFIQMERQKQQLATQLATVQQLLDANEMLMAVLGHDLRTPLSAVIASAEYLARFVQDENVANIGTRIKSSGMRMVRMVDQLLNLARLRGGRVTLQPRAVELMTLAKNIVDEYEARVGRGRIFVLRQGDTLLQGDGDLLSQVFSNLIGNALQHGLEGSAIQVRLDGNADAVTIVVQNAGEIPAEILPTIFAPYRSGQRQNESSGLGLGLYITREIAQMHGGDVRVKSTSEAGTIFEVTLPRVLHPRAGEHADHAQPFRLS
- a CDS encoding acylphosphatase, producing the protein MPGPDLNTRIETYYVRVRGVVQGVGFRHHTVRRAHELGVRGWVANLDDGSVEAIVQGAANQVDLMLEWLRRGPPHARVTDFVSEERHIEKRYERFEQH
- the egtD gene encoding L-histidine N(alpha)-methyltransferase, whose translation is MTQPALSPRFSNAFAEAVHAGLSKHPQKELPSMYLYDEVGSALFEVITALPEYGVTRAEERVLKDHATDIVAAMPGDIKVAELGSGSGRKTRRILEALCKKQPTAYHPIEISRTALQLCRRELSDIERVSIVGHERDYLAGLSEVSSKRSEGERLLVLFLGSTIGNFARLAATRFLRSIRGMLQPGDALLLGTDLIKPLPTLIAAYDDPIGVTAAFNLNMLARINRELGGDFPLDAFEHVARFNPDARSIEMHLRAKRALSVRVRGADLRAEFREGETIWTESSHKYAAEEVAPIAADAGFECTHQWRDEEWQFAESLLVAR